TGATTACGCCGCAGATAACCGGGGAGTGTCGTTCAATGACATGTTGGTAAGACTTCGGGAGCAACGCACTGGTGTCTGGGGGTTTGGTGCGACAGTCTCTTTATTGTTGCTGGTGCCTTTTATAAATCTGGTGATTATGCCTGCTGCCGTGGTAGGTTCTACCCTGCTGTGGGAGCGTCAGATTGAACGCCCCTGATGAGTTGACAGAATGGAGAACCGTTAATGAGCTGTCTTTTCTGCAAGATGGTGGAAGGTGAAATCCCTACCAACAAGGTGTATGAAGACGATGAACTGCTGGCGTTTCGGGATATCAATCCTCAGGCACCGACGCATATCCTGATTATTCCGAAAAAACACATTGCCACACTGAACGATACTTCAGTGGATGATCAGCTGCTGCTGGGTAAAATTATGTTGAAAGCCAGAGAACTGGCGACTGAGGAGGGTTTGGCAGACGACGGTTATCGTGTTGTACTGAACTGTAACCGTCATGGTGGGCAGTCCGTTCATCATATCCACCTGCATCTGCTGGGTGGGCGTCAGATGGCATGGCCTCCGGGTTAAGAGGCGTTGCTCCTCTGCCAGCTATCTCTTTATCACATATCTACACCCCAGAACTGGCGCACCATGCGCCAGACTTCTACGATCATCGCTGACCACTTAGGATTTTACCGGCTTGGGGGAGGGTTTTGCGGCGGGGAGGATGTCAAATGGGTTCGTACTGTTGGTGCAAAGCTGACAACTACTGATCAAGCTGCTGAATTGTTGCATGACAGGAAGAATTGAAGAATTGGCAGCTTCAATCAATGGCCGTTATACTTCTATCCGGGTAAATTCTCACTAGTATGGCGCACATCATAGCAGTGTTTGGCCATTACCCCTCCTACCTCCCTTCAGGGGCGGAAAAAATATCTTGCTGTTGCATATCTCTTCCGCTGCAAGCCCGGAAAAGACAGACAATATAAGGCTTTCACCTAAACTGAATGAAGAAGGTTCTGCTATGAAAGGGTTTGACATGGTGGTACCTGCAAAGGTTGATGCTTATGACTGTTTATTGTCCTGTGTGTAGAATGGATTTTAATCGCGTTAGATCCTTGACTCGGCATATGTATGCCTATCATATGGGTGAAAGACCTTATCAATGTGTTCTCTGCAGAAGCTGTTATCGCTATAGTAGAAACTTGTATCGGCACATTCAATTGTCTCATAATCCTCGGGACGACGAACTTACATCTGGTGCACAAGCAACGATACAAACTCAACGTACGGAATCCTTACATGGTATTGCAAATACCGTATTAACGGTAACCTCTTCCCTTGATACTGCAATTATCACAACAGTTCAAAGTCCTACATCCACGGTAGTCCCGACAACGTTCTCTCAAGCTTCCGGTACATTTACCTATCTTGAGCCGGGTGACCTGGTGCGAGATCCTGGTAATGAATGTCCTATTTGTTTTGATAGTTTAAGTGATGGAGAAACTACAGCTACTCCATGCTGCGAAGCTAAATTCCACACTGCATGTCTTCTCAAGTTAAATCAAAATAGTCCCGGCACAGGATTTTATTGCCCGGCGTGTCGGCGAAAGCTTGCATTAGACAAAAAAACCGGCGTTATAGCTTGCTCTGACTGATCAGTTTATTCTTGAGATACCTTCACTTGCCAGGGTAGAAGCTGTTCCGGTTTCTCAGCTGTGTCGGCATAGAGTGCGGAGCTGAGCATCTGCGTGACCAGAACGCAGTCAGAAACATTCTTGCGGTCGGGCATGGCCGTCTAGCTGTAGGAATCCCCGTCCTTTAGCTATCTCTTTACCACATCATCGCTGACCATTTGATCGGCTGACGTTTTTTCATGCCACACCTCACCGCCAGTCTGTTTGCGGTTATAAGGCAAAATGAGTGCTTCCCGTATCTGGATCAGTCTGACTGCTACAAACATCAGTATCACGGCCATTCGCTCAAGGTTATCAGCGCTTTGCATACGCTGACCCGAAAGTACGTTCCGCCCATTGCTCAGGAGGTAATGGCAACATGATCTTGACTCATCACTGAAAAGGATAAGTCAAGATTAGGATTTGCGATAAAGAGATAGCTCTGCCAGGGGGGCGGTTAAACAGACGATCAGGCTTCAACGACTTCATAACTGTGGCTGATTTCAACACCGCCTTTGCCCAGCATAATGGAAACCGAGCAGTATTTGTCGGCAGACAGGTCGATGGCACGTTTTACCTGTGATTCTTTAAGGTCTCTGCCCGTCACTACAAAGTGCAGGTGAATGCGGGTATAAACCGCTGGCACTGAGTCGGCACGTTCAGCCTTGATCTCGACTTTGCAGTCAGACACACTCTGGCGGGACTTCCTCAGAATTCTCACCACATCCACTGATGAGCAGCCCCCTACCCCCATTAATACCATCTCCATGGGAGAGGGCGCTGATTTATCATCCGATTTTGCATCCATAACGACAGAGTGGTTACTGTCGGTGAGACCCAGAAAGCGATAATCGCCAACCCATTTTACCTGCGCTTGCATTGAATTATTCCTTAAATAAAGATTTCAAACCGGATGTAAAACTGGTATCTACATTACAACCGGAGACCAACTGCGAAGGGTATAGGGAAAAATTAACCGGAACAAGCAAAGTGCAAGAGTTGAATTTTATGCGTTGATTATAATCATGTCACCATGTCCTGAT
Above is a genomic segment from Endozoicomonas euniceicola containing:
- a CDS encoding RING finger domain-containing protein: MGERPYQCVLCRSCYRYSRNLYRHIQLSHNPRDDELTSGAQATIQTQRTESLHGIANTVLTVTSSLDTAIITTVQSPTSTVVPTTFSQASGTFTYLEPGDLVRDPGNECPICFDSLSDGETTATPCCEAKFHTACLLKLNQNSPGTGFYCPACRRKLALDKKTGVIACSD
- a CDS encoding OsmC family protein: MQAQVKWVGDYRFLGLTDSNHSVVMDAKSDDKSAPSPMEMVLMGVGGCSSVDVVRILRKSRQSVSDCKVEIKAERADSVPAVYTRIHLHFVVTGRDLKESQVKRAIDLSADKYCSVSIMLGKGGVEISHSYEVVEA
- a CDS encoding histidine triad nucleotide-binding protein: MSCLFCKMVEGEIPTNKVYEDDELLAFRDINPQAPTHILIIPKKHIATLNDTSVDDQLLLGKIMLKARELATEEGLADDGYRVVLNCNRHGGQSVHHIHLHLLGGRQMAWPPG